The Elaeis guineensis isolate ETL-2024a chromosome 11, EG11, whole genome shotgun sequence genomic interval ATTGAGAGCAGGTTTTATGGATCAAATTTAGATGTTTTACTGTTGATTTTCGAATGGATGGCATTTGAAGTTCCAACGTGAACTTAACTAGCAATAAATTTTCATATCCTGTTTGAACCAGGGGACGAAAAGCTGTCACAACAGAGAGGAATTCTTAGCTTAAATAAAGTGGTTAGCTATATTAAATAGTTcacaaattgaatctattttagaTTATGCAACATAGATCACTCTGGATGCACCTGTGTTGTGAGAGGAATTCTTAGATTCAATAAAGTGGTTAGCCATATTAAATAGTTCACAAATTGAATCTGTTTTAGATTATGCAACATGGATCACTCTGGATGCACCATCCTGTGTTATGCAATGCAAAAGTGTTATACTTGCTTGTAGCAAAGGCAAGTCATTTCATTGCTTCTGATATTCATATTTGTAAGGAAAATAAGCAACCTGATGATCTTCTGAACCAAGCATATATGATCTCTCGATCGTACACATAATGGCAATAAACGGCGGCCATACTCAAACttataagaatataataacagatgcAGTACAAACACAACAGGTCACTATGAGAAATGCTCATTTTTGCTAGACTATGGGAGTCAtatttgagaaagttcaaaatctaAGCTTTTGCAATAAATGCTTGCATTGCTCAAATGTAGCTCTCATGTTCTGGCAATAACGACCGCCACAATTTAGAGTGTTTGCATTAGCTATCATCCAATGTTTGCATTGTCGTTCTAAATGTGTTCATTGGCACCACTAGAGTGTTGGAGATTATGGATAGCAACCAATATAAAAAGCCACAAACACTTTTCCTTTATGTAGATTATTGGGAGATCAATCAATATGTAGATTATAATTAACCAATCAGTCCATTATGTATGTGTAAGcaacaaaaaaataatacaaataGCCGCAATCACGCAATAAGAAACACCAGTATTTAAGGAAATAATCCTTCAGTATGAAGGGAAAACCACGGGACCGTTAGGTCCAATCAATTTCACTATATTAACAAGAGAATTACACAGGATCTCTCTAGCAAATCAATAGACCAATACATcaaatatccatcaagaaaaataTAATCTTGAAGAATAATAAACTGTAGTAATCACTATCCAAGGGTGTATCCTTGCTAGAGAAGAAGACAAAGGAGAGAACTTACCAAATTATGAGGAGAAAAATATTAAACACAGTCTAACTTCGAGCCTtcccagatctgatctaataatGCCAAATCTGATCTCCACCATTCAGATTGAAGAACAATGTCTTAGCAACAACCTGTCCAAATTTTAGCTCCATCGGACAAGATTTTATTATCTGATCGTCAGCTTGATGAAGACTGTATAGAAACCTTAGAAAATCCGAGTTTTCTACttttctcactttctctctcttgttTCTCTTGTTTTTCACTCATATCATGAGACAATACGACTTAAGGTTCTGCATAAGCCTTTTTTTTATGTTAAATTACTAAAATACCATTAGTAATATTAATTGGATTGAACTTAACATAATTAAATAAGCTCAAATATAAATGAGCTCTTCCTCATATAGGAGGGACTCAACCAATATAGAGATCATCAAATATAGTAGTAGTAGTGAAGATAATAGATGATCATATATGGTGGTGGTGATTGTTGACAAGTTTGGCAATGGTAGAGATTGTAAGAGGTGGATGGTGGTAAGATAGATGGTGGTAGTGGGAAGTTGGTGAGATTGTTAGCATTGATGGATGATGATGGAGATTACAAGAGGTGATGGGTAGCGGTAAAGATCGTCGGCTATGATGGATGATAGTAGAGATTATTGGCAACATGGTGGTAGGTGATGGGAGGTGGTGGTAGAGATAGTCAACAGTAGTGGTGATGAAGATCGTTGGTACTTGTAGGTGATCATATAGATCATTTACATTAGTGGACAATGGTCAAGATCGTTAACAGTGGTAGCGGTGGAGATCTCTAATGATAATAGTATGGCTTATAGTGCAAACTAAAAACTAAAGGAAATATTAAGCAAATGAAGATTAATAATAATGATGGCAGATGATAATGTGGATCCATAGTGGTTGTCGATGGTGGTGGAGATGTGCCGTAGTGGATAGCAAGAGACAAGATGGTCACGTGACAttccctctcttttctctccttctctctctaacctcactttttttttttaattatattttatttcatacaTGTCATGTGTTCTCATCCAACTCCCCCTCTTTAGCTACTACAAATGATGTGGGTTTCGGCAAGGGGCGCTTCGTTCTCAAGAAAGTAGAATTGGTTTTGTCAAAATCAGTAAAAACTGCTCATTCTTAAAAAAGAAAGTACAAAAATGAATGGCTGTTTACCGCTCTTTGGTCTTCTGGTGATGCCACCTCCTCTACGTGGTACCAGTGGCTTCTCCAAAGATCATCACGGCCACATGTCATCCCGTACACATGACACGTTTGCACCAAGCAACCACAAGAAACGGAGAAAATGATCCTGTCTCCTGGCCCACGCATAGCTAGCGGCCACCCAACAAATACATACCACCACCTTCTGGCCcacacataattgatcccacggCGTGCTTTAACATACCACGAATGTAGGGGTCCCACAACCCCACACATTCTGAACCACAAGGCTTTCAGAGATTAGCCACAGGTTTCCCTTGAGTACGTGCCACTCTTTGGCCTTCCTTCCAAGCTTCCACCAAACCTTGGCCATTCCTCCAAGTCTCTGGCTTTATAAGCATTTAAGCGTCATCATGACAGGGAAATCTAAGCTTTCCCAAGGCCTTAGCCTTAAACCGAAAGGCTACGCAGGAGAGCTCTTGTAACTGAACCTTCAAGCTTGCATTTATTCTTGAAAGAAGGCTTCTCTACGTATAAAAACATCTCTCTCGttatctcttctcttctttctgccTTCTAATGCGACACCTTTTTTACATGCTGTCCTTTATTTCTTCGTAGCTCTCATCGCATCTGTATATAGAAAGAAGAAATGCATATGAAGTTCAGCATTTTCCGCGACTGCAAACGCCAAGCTCGAAGAGGTAATGCCTACTATGTAGTTCTTTTGGTCCTTTTTTTTCTCTGAATTAGAAACAATTTTAAATGACAAATAATATTGATTGCCATCAAGGATTGATTCTTTATAAGATGAACATATTTTTAAACCATGAATATAACTAAATATGATCATGGATTACTCTGGAATATATATTGATTCATACTCCTTGTATAAAAGAAAATTTCAGAAGGAAAAAAATCGATGCCCAGATATGAATTGTGGTCATCATATTAATGTCTCCAGCCTTAATTTGTCTTTTCTTTTTGGAGAACATCTACCCTTAATTTGTCAAAACTTAGCACTTTGTTACGAGGCAAAGCTTGTTTACATAGAATTAATTATGTGATCTATGATTTAATTCATACTAAAATATACCCAATTCCATGTCAGATAAATGTGAAGTTGTGGCACCGATCTCGTCCGCTAGCTTCAACCTCTGCGAGGAGTACGCAAACACCTTTCGCACCGAGTCCTACAACGAATTCTGGGCACGCGTATTGGATCTCACCTTAGCCACGGCGCAGCATTAAAGTCGAGGGAAAGCAGTGCAGCAGCTCGCCTCCCTTCCGACCGCCTCCTCGCCGAACACCTCCTGGACCCCGACCAACCCACGGTCACCAAAATCCTTGCCCACGTTCGAAGGCACTGCCACCCTGAGACCCATGTCCTCCTCTCCGACTACTACGCCGAGACCGCCAACGCCTCCCTCCTCTGCGGCCTCCTCCTGAAGGCAATCGAGCAACTTCGTCTCCGATACCGCCCCCTCAAGGCCACACTAAATTCCCTCATCTCCAATGGCCAATCGAGACTCAGCCTTCCAGCCATCGATCACTACCTCGCCGACCTCTCCACGATCCTCACTCCTTCTAACTCGTTGGGCTCATCTCAATGCCAGTTCCGAGCAGTGCAAGATGGCTCTGCGAACCTCCTCAAGAGGCTCGAGTCAAGACGCAAGAAGGCGAAAGCAAAGCTACGGTTCATCAACCACCTGAAACGAGGCTTAGCCATTTTCCTCATAGCCCTCACCGCTTCAACATCGGCGCTCGGTGTTTGTATGGCGTTGCATGCTTTGGTCGCCGTCGTGGCTCTGCCGACGTTTCTATCAGCTTCCTCCTCCTGGTTGGCTTCCACTGGGTGGTTGGCTCGAGTGCTGGCCCAGCTGGATGCAGCAACGAAGGGGACGTATATCTTGAATCGAGAACTGGACACCATAAGCCGGCTCGTGGCTCGATTGCATGACGAGGTCGAGCACATGCTTGCACTGCTGAGGCTGTGCTGCGAGCGGCATGGTGGCGGCCGGCGGCGGCTGACACAGGAGGTTGTGCGCCAGATATGGAAGAATGACGCAAGCTTCAATCAGCAGTTGGATGAGCTTGAGGAGCACTTGTACCTCTGCTTCATGACCATCAACAAGGCTAGAAGCCTTGTGATGAAAGAAGTTTTGGTGGCAAGTCGAGTCTGAGGTCATTGGATTGCAACTTTGTACATGCATACACAATGTAAATAAAACAGAttcattttatatatataataagaaCACTTGCTCGTTTTTCTCTGAGTATCCGGCTATCTGAGCTGGAGAAATTCTCGCTAGGTTGTGTGTGATTCTCTTGTTGATGCAGTTGGCTTAGCAAATGATTAGTCATTCATGGACAATAGATAATAGGTAATGCTGTCCAAATATCACTATTTTTATCACCGATGGTATAATGTTGGAACTACTATCTCATGTTATAAGTTGACAGAACTAACATATATTCTCTATTAGTGAGGTCAGATTAAATTATAGCCATACTAAATATcatataaaagtttttttttacaatttatccaattaaaattttctgaGTTAGTACTTACAACAGATCATATATCCAAATTAATTAACCTATTTATGAgagtattaaaatatatattttattcttgCATAATTTTCCAAGATAACATATAACATGTTTGACCATTTAATCAAATGGAAGCAgaagttataaaaaaattatttcatcaataAATGtaagttatgattttttaagATCTTTTAGAAAATACATTGAGAAGTGTTAGATCACTTACCACATAGATGCCAAAATCCAAATAATATAATTAGTTCATAAGGATAATCCTCAGGGACTTGACAATCCAAAACCACATTAATATTTTCTAAaagatgaattattttttaaattttaaaaattctaatttttgaaataattatcaTCATAATAGGAGAAATTGCTTATTAACCTTATCCTATTTCCTATCATAGGGTCGAAATGGAAGATGGCATGGTGGAAGCCCCTCTAGTTCTAGTTTAGATAAAGAAGAGAGATTaatagagggaaagagagagagagagaaagggatggAA includes:
- the LOC105053601 gene encoding LOW QUALITY PROTEIN: UPF0496 protein 3 (The sequence of the model RefSeq protein was modified relative to this genomic sequence to represent the inferred CDS: inserted 1 base in 1 codon), with the protein product MHMKFSIFRDCKRQARRDKCEVVAPISSASFNLCEEYANTFRTESYNEFWARVLDLTLXHGAALKSRESSAAARLPSDRLLAEHLLDPDQPTVTKILAHVRRHCHPETHVLLSDYYAETANASLLCGLLLKAIEQLRLRYRPLKATLNSLISNGQSRLSLPAIDHYLADLSTILTPSNSLGSSQCQFRAVQDGSANLLKRLESRRKKAKAKLRFINHLKRGLAIFLIALTASTSALGVCMALHALVAVVALPTFLSASSSWLASTGWLARVLAQLDAATKGTYILNRELDTISRLVARLHDEVEHMLALLRLCCERHGGGRRRLTQEVVRQIWKNDASFNQQLDELEEHLYLCFMTINKARSLVMKEVLVASRV